The stretch of DNA GAGTCTGTGCGGATCCGACGACGAGCACGTCGGCTGTCGATTCGTGGCTCGGCAGGGTGGTCAAGGACAAAGCAGGAATGGCCATTCCTCAATGCTATCCACGCTGCCGCTGTTCGCTCTGGGCACGATGGGGCCTTGCTGAATGGGACGCCTCCTGCGGAAGGGGCCGATTAGAGTTGACGCATGCGTGATCCGGGTGACCTCTACGAGTTGAGCGACGAATCTGCCGTCGTTCCTGATGGGCTGCACCTGGTCGCAGGCCTGACCGGATTCGCCGACGCCGGTGGCGCGGTGTCGCAGTTCACCGAATACCTGCTGGGCACTCTTGAGCACACGGTGATCGCAACATTCGATACCGATGTCTTGTTGGACTACCGCGCACGCCGTCCGATCATCTATTTCGACGAGGATCACCTCACCGATTACCAGGCCCCGAGCCTGAAGCTCTACCTTGCACGTGACGAGATCGGCCAGCAATTCCTTCTGCTTGCCGGCTTCGAGCCAGATTTTCGTTGGGAGCAGTTCACCACTGCGCTTGTGCAGCTCGTCGAACGCTTCTCTGTCGTGTCGACCACCTGGGTTCATGCCATTCCGATGCCCGTGCCGCACACGCGGCCCATTGGCGTGACGGTGAGCGGCACCCGCTCAGATCTGGTCGAAACCATGTCGGTGTGGCGCCCGCACA from Leifsonia psychrotolerans encodes:
- a CDS encoding proteasome assembly chaperone family protein; the protein is MRDPGDLYELSDESAVVPDGLHLVAGLTGFADAGGAVSQFTEYLLGTLEHTVIATFDTDVLLDYRARRPIIYFDEDHLTDYQAPSLKLYLARDEIGQQFLLLAGFEPDFRWEQFTTALVQLVERFSVVSTTWVHAIPMPVPHTRPIGVTVSGTRSDLVETMSVWRPHTQVPANVLHLLEFRLQESGASTVGYILLVPHYLADTEFPSAALSALESTSAATGLIFPTDHLREQNREFLNRINEQVGENPELAKLVGTLEQRYDSYMEGSTLRSPLTDEDGELPSADEIAAELEKFLAIRRTKDDDSPA